In one window of Desulfovibrio sp. UIB00 DNA:
- a CDS encoding RluA family pseudouridine synthase, translating into MSEDNPPPTQAQDSGIGISRQSPLEQPIVQETESGQKLLQFLQRRLNLPPTLLHRWVRTGQVRINGSRCKPFARVQTGDIVRLPPFAFKMAEESASETAPLPQTDTALDTQPVDSPPLPPMIGTDGYLWAFNKPAGLPTHPGTGHDDSLSSRLAACFASAPFKPTPVHRLDKETSGVLLVAASYEALAKAQDAIRDGTLVKEYVVWVQGRWPFAETQMLRHFLRKDTAQGYEKIRTAAPGEADSREALCMVRPLRVEQAQSLLLVRLLTGRTHQIRVQLATVGHPVIGDAKYGQAAPTRRHVPRGAYALPAPARVSSTDNSAPEPESLMLHALRVTMPCGHVFSCLPPWSGAHALEQMPEPVAAMTAPEHRGECGVFPLTEQSAKNKFLRQ; encoded by the coding sequence ATGTCGGAAGATAACCCTCCCCCTACGCAGGCCCAGGACTCTGGCATCGGCATCAGCAGGCAATCGCCCCTGGAACAGCCGATAGTTCAGGAGACCGAAAGCGGCCAAAAGTTGTTACAGTTCCTGCAAAGGCGGCTGAACTTGCCCCCCACCCTGCTCCACCGCTGGGTGCGCACCGGACAGGTGCGTATCAACGGCAGCAGATGCAAGCCCTTTGCCCGCGTGCAGACAGGCGACATTGTTCGTCTTCCTCCCTTTGCCTTCAAGATGGCGGAAGAAAGCGCATCAGAAACGGCCCCCCTGCCGCAGACGGATACAGCTCTCGACACGCAGCCGGTTGATTCTCCACCGTTGCCGCCCATGATCGGCACAGACGGTTACCTGTGGGCTTTTAACAAACCCGCAGGCCTGCCTACACACCCCGGCACCGGGCATGACGACAGTCTCAGTTCCCGGCTGGCCGCTTGCTTCGCAAGCGCGCCCTTCAAACCCACGCCCGTGCACAGGCTGGACAAGGAAACATCGGGCGTGCTGCTCGTGGCGGCCTCATACGAAGCTCTTGCCAAGGCTCAGGACGCCATACGCGATGGAACGCTGGTCAAGGAATATGTGGTCTGGGTGCAGGGGCGCTGGCCTTTTGCCGAAACGCAGATGCTGCGCCACTTTTTGCGCAAGGATACTGCCCAGGGCTACGAGAAGATACGCACGGCTGCGCCCGGCGAGGCCGACAGCCGCGAGGCCCTGTGCATGGTGCGCCCCCTGAGGGTGGAGCAAGCGCAAAGCCTGCTGCTTGTGCGCCTGCTGACAGGCCGCACGCATCAGATCCGCGTACAGCTTGCCACTGTTGGGCATCCTGTGATTGGCGATGCCAAGTACGGGCAGGCTGCCCCCACGCGCCGCCATGTGCCGCGTGGGGCTTACGCCCTCCCGGCCCCGGCCCGCGTGAGTTCAACTGACAATTCCGCCCCTGAGCCGGAAAGCCTGATGCTCCACGCCCTGCGCGTGACAATGCCCTGCGGGCACGTGTTTTCATGCCTGCCGCCGTGGTCTGGCGCGCATGCCCTTGAGCAGATGCCAGAGCCTGTCGCCGCCATGACAGCCCCGGAACATAGGGGTGAATGCGGGGTCTTCCCTTTGACGGAACAAAGTGCTAAAAATAAATTTTTACGCCAGTAA